In Pedobacter sp. W3I1, one DNA window encodes the following:
- a CDS encoding RNA polymerase sigma factor: MMTEKLIALWEGTLAGNEHDYAQLHAKLYPKLFVFTSRMLDDDDLVNDLLQDLFIKFWENREKIGTIRNVEAYFYRSARSIVLNHIRLTKHRESKLTLMPVPGLVFSAEDIMVSNESDSLMKQQMVTALNSLPAKQREILTMRFYDELSYPQIAEILKIRYQSVINHVYRAVQTLRQVSDLSSVYAA, translated from the coding sequence ATGATGACTGAGAAATTAATTGCATTATGGGAAGGTACACTAGCGGGAAATGAACATGATTATGCACAACTGCATGCAAAACTTTATCCAAAGCTTTTCGTTTTTACCTCCAGAATGTTAGATGATGATGATCTGGTAAACGATCTTTTACAGGATCTTTTTATTAAATTCTGGGAAAACAGGGAAAAAATCGGGACGATCAGAAATGTGGAAGCTTACTTTTACAGGTCTGCCAGGTCGATCGTACTTAACCATATCCGTTTAACCAAACACCGTGAATCTAAACTGACTTTAATGCCTGTTCCAGGTTTAGTCTTTTCAGCAGAGGATATCATGGTATCTAATGAATCTGACTCCCTGATGAAGCAGCAAATGGTAACGGCACTCAATTCGCTTCCAGCCAAACAGCGGGAAATACTCACCATGCGTTTTTATGATGAGCTCAGCTATCCACAGATTGCCGAAATCCTCAAGATACGTTATCAGTCTGTGATAAACCACGTTTACCGTGCGGTACAAACCCTTCGACAGGTCTCAGACCTTTCATCCGTTTACGCAGCTTAG
- a CDS encoding hybrid sensor histidine kinase/response regulator transcription factor, protein MRRILLLTFLFLYAGLSVASQRDSLSVRHLEIENGLSNNYVRCVYQDRKGFFWFGSRDGLNRYDGYGFKVFRNEIGNKTSLIHNIIHAINSDTDNNIWIGTRKGLSIYNDKKGIFTEGSWHDPVKGTDLPITKVIRDLIPGTNHTMLVATEGLGLLRFRKGTTVGEQIPLLVNGRRTFSYGVQSVRLDDKGREWVFVQNLGLYYFDPKAHALVLGNADIVLALSLGVSGGQVYIGTNNGLYRYDPVKKKNTAVPGDGIGLAGKAISTISPDSHHMIYLGTNGDGVFRYDPANGRVQVLDNEVNNGLSGEQIYSIFIDKNDRKWIGTYSGGVTILDPVKKIFHTWAHDPQGNSIPGNSISSFLAPKDGKLYIGTDGTGLSIWDRKLSQFTNYKHSSDPTTISSNFISSMVSDRHGNIWIGTFTEGTNRLDPNTGKFTRYKIIDPQTGVESKVAFTVFKDRDHDIWAGTLRRGSLLGGLYRFNASLDKFELFDQKLGDLFTMMQARDGHIWAGNLDQLIEVDNKGKKHRFYDLGYTVRVIFEDKKGLLWIGTEGGGLIIFDPFKRKIVSRLTTANGLCNNSVLSLIPDNQGNLWMSTYFGVSCYNPDKGTFRSFYQSDGLQSNQFQINAGIKLGTGEIVFGGIKGFSLFDPREIIPHSQMPSLFLTGITINNTPLEDNLKLIVDEDNIAIREIEVPYDQAVFTFSFTALEFSSPEKISYQYFMDGWDRGWTNSGKDRKATYTHISEGSYIFKVKSTNAEGVWGRNEIILKIKVLPPWYRTWWAYLGYLAIISSVIYVYLRYRSAQTRLKYEVQIVGLESQRKKAEYDTQVARHNMERLAHDKERLINEQEKALAEKRMSFFTNISHEFRSPLSLIINPINDLIKSGSVEGNGNAALSMIQRNAKRMLSLVDQLLLFRKAEEGFEHITAVKLDLEKLSREVFYCFVQQASAKGIDYRFENAAVDSEVYADRIKIEIVLFNLISNALKYTPKGGEIVVSLTEEDQTLLISVQDSGPGVPLTAGEKIFDRFYQAERTDGNHKSGFGIGLYLAKQFMEAHAGHISYANRAEGGSIFNICLLKGKAHLAGQIIEEEQEGAEALFNEMYTIEHTESAAQNNISLDVNLVSDRQSILVVDDERDIRQYISNLFSDLYTVYQAEDGEQGLQLAAEKLPDLIITDFKMQGIDGIEFCQLIKSNPTLSYIPVILLTASSSQEVKLKSVHGGADDYINKPFEREYLIARVANLLRNRNNLQNYFYNEITLQSNAVVVSEEYKKFLDTCILVVENHLTDSDFGIKALADEIGMSHSNLYKRVKSISGQSVNSFIRFIRLRKAAELMINSDHNVTEVAFRSGFNDAKYFGKQFSKLFGNTPSEFIRKHRKTFNKRYKMK, encoded by the coding sequence GTGCGAAGAATACTGCTGCTGACCTTTCTTTTCCTATATGCCGGTCTAAGTGTCGCCTCACAGCGAGACTCGCTCAGTGTACGCCATCTTGAAATAGAAAATGGGCTATCCAATAATTATGTTCGCTGTGTTTATCAGGACAGAAAAGGATTTTTTTGGTTTGGGAGCAGGGATGGCCTTAACCGTTACGATGGGTATGGTTTCAAGGTGTTCAGAAATGAGATTGGCAATAAAACTTCGCTTATTCACAATATCATCCATGCAATTAACAGTGATACTGACAATAACATATGGATAGGCACCAGGAAGGGACTAAGTATTTATAATGATAAAAAAGGCATCTTTACAGAAGGTTCATGGCATGATCCTGTAAAAGGGACAGATTTGCCGATTACAAAGGTAATCAGAGACCTTATTCCCGGTACAAATCACACTATGCTTGTTGCTACCGAAGGGCTTGGACTTCTGAGGTTCAGGAAAGGGACAACCGTAGGTGAGCAAATTCCCCTTCTCGTAAATGGCAGGCGCACTTTTTCTTATGGTGTGCAATCTGTCAGGCTGGATGATAAGGGAAGGGAGTGGGTGTTTGTACAAAATCTCGGACTTTATTATTTTGATCCTAAAGCCCATGCACTGGTACTGGGTAACGCTGATATTGTTCTTGCGCTTTCTTTGGGGGTAAGTGGCGGACAGGTGTATATTGGTACCAACAACGGTTTATACCGCTATGATCCGGTCAAAAAGAAAAATACGGCCGTTCCAGGCGATGGAATTGGACTCGCGGGCAAAGCAATTTCAACCATTTCACCCGATAGTCATCATATGATTTATCTGGGAACAAATGGAGATGGAGTATTCCGTTATGATCCGGCAAATGGGAGGGTGCAGGTGTTGGACAATGAAGTTAATAACGGCCTGAGTGGTGAACAGATCTACTCCATATTTATCGATAAAAACGATAGAAAATGGATCGGGACTTATTCAGGGGGAGTAACCATTCTTGACCCAGTAAAAAAAATATTCCATACATGGGCACATGATCCGCAGGGCAATTCTATCCCCGGAAACTCCATTTCATCATTTTTAGCCCCAAAAGATGGAAAACTTTATATCGGCACTGATGGTACCGGACTTAGTATCTGGGATAGGAAATTAAGCCAATTTACCAATTATAAGCACAGTTCAGATCCTACAACGATCTCCAGTAATTTTATTTCATCTATGGTCTCTGACAGACATGGCAACATCTGGATCGGGACTTTTACAGAAGGCACTAACCGCCTTGATCCAAATACAGGGAAATTTACCAGGTATAAGATTATTGATCCACAGACCGGAGTAGAAAGCAAGGTCGCTTTTACGGTATTTAAAGATAGAGACCATGACATCTGGGCGGGAACCCTCAGGCGTGGAAGCCTTCTTGGAGGGCTTTATCGCTTTAACGCTAGTTTGGATAAATTTGAACTTTTCGACCAGAAGCTGGGTGATCTGTTTACCATGATGCAGGCCAGGGACGGACACATCTGGGCGGGCAATCTTGACCAGCTGATTGAGGTGGATAACAAAGGAAAGAAACACCGATTTTATGATCTTGGTTATACCGTTAGAGTGATATTTGAAGATAAAAAAGGATTGCTCTGGATAGGGACCGAAGGTGGTGGGCTCATCATTTTTGATCCTTTTAAAAGAAAGATAGTCTCCAGGTTAACTACTGCAAACGGCCTTTGTAATAATTCAGTACTGAGCCTGATCCCTGACAACCAGGGGAATCTCTGGATGAGTACCTATTTCGGCGTTTCGTGTTATAACCCTGATAAAGGTACTTTCAGAAGTTTTTATCAGAGTGACGGTTTGCAGAGCAACCAGTTCCAGATCAACGCGGGAATCAAACTTGGTACGGGGGAAATCGTTTTCGGGGGTATAAAAGGGTTTAGTCTTTTCGATCCCAGGGAAATCATTCCACACAGCCAGATGCCAAGCCTGTTTCTTACCGGAATAACCATTAACAATACGCCACTGGAAGACAATCTGAAACTGATTGTGGATGAAGACAATATTGCCATCAGGGAAATAGAGGTGCCTTATGATCAGGCAGTATTTACCTTTTCTTTTACGGCACTCGAATTTTCATCCCCGGAGAAGATTTCCTATCAATATTTTATGGATGGCTGGGACAGGGGCTGGACAAATTCGGGGAAAGACAGAAAAGCGACTTATACCCATATTTCAGAAGGCAGTTATATCTTTAAGGTTAAAAGCACCAATGCGGAAGGAGTATGGGGGCGCAATGAAATTATCCTGAAGATCAAGGTGCTTCCGCCATGGTACAGAACGTGGTGGGCCTACCTGGGGTATCTGGCCATTATCTCATCAGTTATCTATGTATATCTTAGATACAGGTCTGCACAGACCCGTCTAAAATATGAAGTTCAGATTGTGGGTCTTGAATCCCAGCGGAAGAAAGCTGAATATGATACCCAGGTAGCCAGGCATAATATGGAACGTTTGGCGCATGATAAAGAAAGACTGATCAATGAGCAGGAAAAGGCACTTGCCGAGAAACGTATGTCATTCTTTACCAATATTTCGCATGAATTCCGTTCTCCGCTTTCCCTGATCATTAATCCAATTAATGACCTGATCAAAAGCGGAAGCGTAGAAGGTAACGGAAATGCAGCACTCAGTATGATCCAGCGCAATGCCAAAAGAATGCTGTCACTGGTAGATCAGCTGCTGCTCTTCAGAAAAGCAGAAGAAGGTTTTGAGCACATTACAGCTGTCAAACTCGATCTTGAAAAACTATCCAGAGAGGTTTTTTATTGTTTTGTTCAACAGGCCTCAGCCAAAGGGATCGATTACCGGTTTGAAAATGCTGCCGTTGATAGCGAAGTTTATGCCGATAGGATAAAGATCGAAATCGTGTTGTTTAACCTGATTTCTAATGCACTCAAATATACCCCCAAAGGCGGAGAAATAGTGGTAAGCTTAACCGAAGAGGATCAAACTCTTTTGATTAGTGTACAGGATTCCGGGCCAGGGGTTCCCCTTACGGCCGGAGAAAAGATTTTTGATCGTTTTTATCAGGCGGAGCGGACGGACGGAAATCATAAATCCGGATTTGGGATCGGCCTCTACCTGGCTAAACAGTTTATGGAAGCGCATGCTGGCCATATTTCTTATGCAAACAGGGCCGAAGGCGGAAGTATATTTAATATCTGTCTCTTAAAGGGAAAAGCGCATCTTGCTGGCCAGATCATAGAAGAAGAACAGGAGGGGGCAGAAGCGCTTTTTAATGAGATGTATACCATCGAGCATACTGAATCTGCAGCGCAAAATAACATCAGTCTGGATGTAAACCTGGTTAGCGACCGGCAATCTATTCTGGTTGTCGATGATGAAAGGGATATCAGGCAATACATTTCCAATCTTTTCTCCGACCTCTACACAGTCTATCAGGCAGAAGATGGCGAACAAGGACTTCAGCTCGCTGCGGAAAAACTTCCGGACCTGATCATTACAGATTTCAAGATGCAAGGGATAGATGGGATAGAATTCTGTCAGTTGATCAAATCCAATCCTACGCTTTCTTATATCCCTGTCATTCTATTAACGGCAAGTTCATCTCAGGAAGTAAAGCTGAAAAGTGTTCACGGTGGTGCCGATGATTACATTAACAAACCCTTTGAACGCGAATACCTGATTGCAAGGGTAGCCAATCTGCTGCGCAACAGGAATAATCTCCAAAATTACTTTTATAACGAAATCACGCTCCAGAGTAATGCTGTGGTGGTATCTGAAGAGTATAAGAAATTTTTGGATACCTGTATCTTAGTTGTTGAAAATCACCTTACAGATTCTGACTTTGGCATCAAAGCGCTTGCCGACGAGATAGGCATGAGCCATTCCAATTTATATAAACGTGTAAAAAGCATTTCAGGGCAATCGGTGAATTCCTTCATCCGCTTTATCCGTTTGAGGAAGGCTGCAGAGCTGATGATCAACTCTGACCATAATGTAACCGAGGTGGCTTTCCGTTCGGGATTCAATGATGCCAAATATTTCGGCAAACAGTTCTCAAAACTTTTTGGGAACACCCCTTCAGAATTTATCCGAAAACACAGGAAGACTTTCAATAAAAGGTATAAAATGAAATAG
- a CDS encoding family 43 glycosylhydrolase, with product MKMNHAGKCLFRFAFALFALLYTATGMAQQRKSILPGELWPDDKGNHIQAHGGGITKVKNTYYWYGEERRQGLDSNYRYVSCYSSKDLMNWKFRGDVFKMTDPDSLGKKWVLERPKVYHNIKTGKYIMYMHIDGQVKGQKGNYSYARVGVAIGDSPTGPYRFIRAFRPLGKESRDIGQFIDDDGSAYLIFEDRPVKGFHIAKLSEDYLDVEKDICIIKAPLEGGAVVKYNGLYYAIGSALTSWNPNPNKYATAKSLEGPWSEFEDIAPPATNTYGSQSTFMLKVVGTKSTAVIFVADKWKPRTQWDSRYLWMPLEIGDGKLRLPGPKPWRINVKTGETAIIK from the coding sequence ATGAAAATGAACCATGCAGGCAAATGTCTGTTCAGATTTGCCTTTGCCCTGTTTGCGTTATTATACACTGCAACAGGTATGGCACAGCAGCGAAAATCAATCCTTCCCGGCGAACTTTGGCCAGACGATAAGGGAAACCATATCCAGGCACACGGCGGAGGGATTACTAAGGTGAAGAATACTTATTACTGGTATGGAGAAGAGCGCCGCCAGGGATTGGATTCTAATTACAGGTATGTGAGCTGCTATTCCTCAAAAGATCTGATGAACTGGAAATTCAGGGGAGATGTATTTAAAATGACCGATCCCGACAGCCTTGGCAAAAAATGGGTATTAGAACGCCCAAAGGTTTACCATAACATCAAGACCGGAAAATACATCATGTATATGCATATCGATGGGCAGGTAAAGGGTCAGAAAGGTAATTATAGCTATGCGCGGGTAGGTGTGGCTATTGGCGATTCTCCTACAGGACCTTACAGGTTTATTCGTGCTTTCCGCCCCTTAGGTAAGGAAAGCCGTGATATAGGCCAGTTTATAGATGATGATGGATCTGCATATCTTATTTTTGAAGACAGGCCGGTTAAAGGTTTTCACATTGCGAAACTTTCTGAAGATTACCTGGATGTTGAAAAAGATATCTGTATCATTAAGGCACCCCTGGAAGGCGGAGCCGTGGTCAAATATAATGGACTTTATTATGCAATTGGTTCGGCACTGACCAGTTGGAACCCAAACCCCAATAAGTACGCAACGGCTAAATCCCTGGAAGGACCATGGTCTGAGTTCGAAGATATTGCGCCACCTGCAACCAATACCTACGGATCACAGTCGACCTTTATGCTTAAGGTTGTGGGTACAAAATCAACTGCTGTCATCTTTGTGGCCGACAAATGGAAACCCCGTACCCAATGGGATTCGCGGTACCTTTGGATGCCCCTGGAGATCGGTGATGGTAAACTCAGGCTTCCTGGACCTAAACCATGGCGCATCAATGTGAAAACAGGAGAAACAGCGATCATAAAATAA
- a CDS encoding TonB-dependent receptor — protein sequence MDIFYKKLWQVSAVHLFLLLFFCCTSAFAQTQVVTGKVVDAETGDPIPGATVKVLSSNIGVSADVNGSFTLNVPVGASIQFTSIGYKNVVLKAETGRPMLVKLSSSTELDDVVVVAYGTQKKATVTGAISTINSKVFQDRGPTNNPIANIQGQVPGVVVTRTSAQPGRENWNFQIRGATSINNQDPLIILDGVALNNNNALNSINPDDIDNISILKDAAASIYGARAAYGVVLITTKKGKSGQFVVQYSPTISRKLIGLQPEMANMEQWAKGLIEAKINDNYGVIPATDLWYQMANFAIANNGNVILASQIPGYNGSSITSGLFYNGLPVPAFGDVKELNFTDTRMSEILWGAATSTQHNLSLAGGNEKNTFRASLGYLNDGSQLQFGNNGNQRYNLRLNNGFRFSEKVQLETNISLEQNNIQQPTLYTTGSYSALGNGFQPGIPAFTQSGKPYQWGGVISPPGSLRDGGDNLENNTRILLNSTINYRPVKHLTFSGTAGYNMWYQDNKVQAKAVQFYSYDDRYLISTTPSRGAAGNVTGNANYFRQTVNDKYYNLIGRVSYENTFAKHHNVTLMAGGSYERDEYNMFSARTYNLGSDDIPSLNLGLNSLTGGFVTDDEARNHYAIGSYFARGTYDYKGKYLFEGSIRYDGSSKFIDDKRWKTFYSAQVGYRLSEEDFIKKLDVFSDLKIRASYGTAGNQGGIGLYDYLLSLNVGNSGVLLGPNIATATTTTGNLVSLNRTWETVVNKNLGLDFGLLKGKLTGTFELFEKRNKNMLISITYPGTLGIGAPQSNNGELKTWGWEGIVTWRDKIGSVNYSVSANITDSQNKIIYLNGAPLINAGYNGAVEGYSIGSYFGLQYAGRLQTQAEVDAYNKFYAPGGVVNGIGIPIASPLTNLPGQLSGLRPGDNSFVDVNGDGKLTNGTSTSDMGDFVYLGSDIPRYTFGLNLGVQWKGFDVTTIFQGVGKRTIFRANGSANNWRTPYQALGQSQVTAWIGNTWSPENTGAYFPNLHANTAINSYNYQASTWSVENGAYLRLKNVVLGYTLPKALMAKSHLFSGLRLYASGSDLWEVTGIKDGWDPEVTRTTSGNERYPFYRYLTFGANLTF from the coding sequence ATGGATATTTTTTACAAAAAATTATGGCAGGTAAGTGCAGTGCACTTATTTCTACTGCTGTTTTTTTGTTGCACCTCTGCTTTTGCACAAACGCAGGTAGTAACAGGGAAAGTTGTAGATGCGGAAACAGGCGACCCGATTCCGGGTGCTACAGTTAAAGTGCTCAGCTCCAATATAGGCGTTTCGGCCGACGTTAATGGCAGCTTCACCCTTAATGTGCCTGTGGGTGCTTCAATACAGTTTACTAGCATTGGTTATAAAAATGTAGTATTAAAAGCAGAAACAGGCAGGCCGATGTTAGTCAAATTATCTTCCAGTACAGAACTGGATGATGTTGTAGTTGTGGCATATGGCACACAGAAGAAAGCAACGGTTACCGGTGCGATTTCTACCATCAATTCAAAGGTATTTCAGGATCGCGGGCCTACCAACAATCCAATTGCAAATATCCAGGGACAGGTTCCGGGAGTTGTGGTCACCAGAACATCTGCACAGCCGGGACGGGAAAACTGGAATTTTCAGATCAGGGGAGCTACCTCTATTAATAACCAGGATCCATTGATCATCCTCGATGGGGTAGCATTGAACAATAACAATGCGTTAAATTCGATCAACCCGGATGATATTGATAACATCTCAATTTTAAAGGATGCAGCAGCATCTATATATGGTGCAAGGGCAGCTTACGGTGTGGTACTGATTACGACAAAAAAAGGCAAGAGCGGACAGTTTGTGGTACAATACAGCCCGACAATTTCGCGCAAGCTGATTGGTCTTCAGCCTGAAATGGCAAATATGGAGCAGTGGGCAAAGGGTTTGATTGAGGCGAAAATTAATGACAATTATGGTGTAATACCTGCAACAGATTTGTGGTACCAAATGGCCAATTTTGCCATCGCGAACAACGGTAATGTGATTTTGGCTTCACAGATTCCGGGTTATAACGGATCATCTATCACTTCCGGACTTTTTTACAATGGATTGCCGGTTCCTGCTTTCGGTGATGTAAAAGAGCTTAATTTTACCGATACCAGAATGTCAGAAATCCTATGGGGGGCAGCCACTTCTACACAGCATAATCTAAGCCTGGCAGGGGGAAACGAAAAAAATACGTTTCGGGCATCCCTTGGATATCTCAATGACGGCAGTCAGCTCCAGTTTGGGAATAACGGAAATCAACGTTATAACCTGAGGTTGAACAATGGCTTTAGGTTCAGTGAAAAAGTTCAGCTGGAAACCAATATCTCGCTTGAACAGAATAATATTCAACAGCCAACATTATATACTACAGGTTCATACAGTGCCCTTGGTAATGGCTTTCAGCCCGGAATCCCGGCATTTACCCAATCTGGCAAACCTTACCAGTGGGGTGGTGTAATCAGTCCACCGGGATCATTAAGGGATGGTGGTGATAACCTGGAGAATAATACCAGGATTTTATTAAACTCTACCATAAATTATAGACCTGTAAAACACCTTACCTTTTCGGGTACTGCAGGGTATAACATGTGGTATCAGGATAACAAGGTGCAGGCGAAAGCAGTACAGTTTTATTCCTATGATGACCGTTACCTGATCTCCACAACACCAAGCAGGGGCGCAGCTGGTAATGTTACCGGAAATGCCAATTATTTCAGGCAAACGGTTAACGATAAATATTATAACCTCATCGGTAGGGTAAGCTATGAAAATACATTTGCGAAACACCATAATGTAACACTAATGGCTGGAGGATCTTACGAAAGAGACGAATATAACATGTTTAGTGCCCGTACCTATAACCTGGGTAGCGACGATATTCCATCATTGAACCTCGGTTTGAATAGCCTTACCGGTGGCTTTGTAACCGATGATGAGGCCAGGAATCATTATGCCATTGGTTCGTACTTTGCAAGGGGCACTTATGATTATAAAGGAAAATATCTTTTTGAAGGCAGTATAAGATATGATGGTTCATCTAAGTTTATCGATGATAAACGCTGGAAAACTTTTTATAGTGCTCAAGTGGGCTATAGGCTCTCAGAGGAGGATTTTATCAAGAAACTGGATGTGTTTTCTGACCTTAAAATCAGGGCATCTTATGGTACAGCAGGTAACCAGGGTGGCATTGGGCTCTATGATTATTTGCTGTCGCTGAATGTGGGAAACAGTGGAGTGCTGCTCGGCCCCAACATTGCAACAGCAACAACCACTACAGGAAACCTGGTTTCCCTAAACAGGACATGGGAGACGGTTGTCAACAAAAACCTTGGTCTTGATTTTGGACTTTTAAAAGGAAAATTGACAGGGACTTTCGAGCTTTTCGAAAAACGCAACAAAAATATGCTTATCAGTATAACTTATCCTGGAACGCTTGGAATCGGTGCACCTCAATCAAACAACGGGGAGCTAAAAACATGGGGCTGGGAGGGGATCGTAACCTGGAGGGATAAGATCGGAAGCGTTAATTATTCTGTTTCGGCCAACATTACTGATAGCCAAAACAAAATTATTTATCTAAACGGAGCACCGCTGATCAATGCCGGATACAACGGGGCAGTAGAGGGCTATTCGATTGGATCTTATTTTGGCCTCCAATACGCCGGCCGCCTTCAAACGCAGGCCGAGGTTGATGCTTATAATAAATTTTATGCACCCGGAGGAGTTGTGAACGGGATCGGAATTCCGATTGCTAGTCCATTAACCAACCTTCCAGGGCAGTTATCAGGTCTTCGCCCGGGAGACAATTCATTCGTAGATGTAAATGGTGATGGAAAACTGACAAATGGTACATCTACCTCTGATATGGGTGACTTTGTTTACCTGGGAAGTGATATCCCACGGTATACATTCGGTTTAAACCTCGGGGTGCAATGGAAAGGTTTCGATGTGACTACCATCTTTCAGGGAGTTGGAAAACGTACTATCTTCAGGGCAAACGGAAGCGCGAATAACTGGCGTACACCGTATCAGGCCCTGGGCCAATCACAGGTTACTGCCTGGATAGGAAATACCTGGTCGCCTGAAAACACTGGGGCTTATTTCCCGAATCTTCATGCCAATACGGCCATCAATTCTTACAATTATCAGGCATCTACCTGGTCGGTTGAGAATGGAGCTTATCTGCGCCTGAAGAATGTTGTGCTGGGTTATACCCTTCCAAAAGCGCTAATGGCCAAATCACATCTTTTTAGCGGTCTTAGACTTTATGCTTCTGGAAGCGATTTATGGGAAGTTACCGGAATCAAAGACGGCTGGGATCCGGAAGTTACCAGAACGACCTCCGGAAATGAGCGTTACCCTTTTTACCGTTATCTAACCTTTGGTGCTAACCTTACTTTTTAA
- a CDS encoding RagB/SusD family nutrient uptake outer membrane protein: MKNITYQTVLSLAMIFLMGASGCKKSLDLLPQDQLSEIAYFKNANDFKTFANQYYGYLRNFNNSFADNPHYDGRADIFGGGGAFGSGTNTVPVTDGNWNSNYTRIRACNFLLEKAVGFADKASVAQYVAEAKFFRAYAYFDLLQLYGGVPLITKTLDLESPELYGARATREAIADLIIADLEAAIPDLPASITSTSVDFGRISKTAAQAFLGRVALYEGTWLKFRSGDAARFNNLLDKSAAASNAVILSNQFALFGTAASNSLGGNSTVLGDSAQKYLFILENPKSNPAGVNKAANHEYIISYRYDDVIKTINTNISRQGTQIGPQQKFVNAFLCQDGLPIEKSPLFQGFQTYASQFANRDNRLKYTVRVLNGYYWYGNANFRVTWLNDAADNANSTGKVVQIGGYTNQKWVSERNVPDTKESEDYPVLRYAEVLLNYAEAVYERNGAISDLDLDKSLNLVRLRANKTMPKLSNAFAATNGLDFRTEIRRERFTELYYENFRFDDIKRWHSAGTDLITNVGGSAYGNAAGFISPWPVSIRFTGTQAQLGPNQLAPAPTNAKDANGNLILDNTARTFSERHYLYPIPTQQLTLNPALIQNPGW, from the coding sequence ATGAAAAATATAACATATCAAACAGTACTCTCCCTGGCGATGATTTTCCTTATGGGTGCATCGGGATGTAAAAAATCATTGGATCTCCTTCCTCAGGATCAGCTTTCAGAGATTGCATATTTTAAGAATGCAAATGATTTTAAAACTTTTGCCAACCAGTATTATGGTTATCTGAGGAACTTTAATAATTCTTTTGCCGATAACCCGCATTATGATGGCAGGGCCGATATATTTGGTGGCGGTGGCGCCTTTGGATCTGGTACGAACACCGTTCCTGTTACAGATGGAAATTGGAATAGCAATTATACCAGGATCAGGGCTTGCAATTTTCTGCTTGAAAAAGCAGTTGGTTTTGCCGATAAGGCAAGCGTTGCTCAATATGTAGCCGAAGCGAAGTTTTTCAGGGCATACGCATATTTCGATCTGTTACAGCTGTATGGTGGTGTTCCGCTCATTACCAAGACTTTGGATCTGGAATCACCTGAGCTTTATGGCGCAAGGGCGACCAGGGAAGCAATAGCAGATTTGATTATTGCCGATCTGGAAGCAGCCATCCCTGACCTTCCAGCATCAATTACTTCCACTTCAGTAGATTTTGGAAGGATAAGCAAGACTGCTGCACAAGCTTTTTTAGGACGGGTTGCACTTTATGAAGGTACATGGTTAAAGTTCAGGAGCGGAGATGCAGCAAGGTTTAACAATCTCCTTGATAAATCTGCAGCTGCTTCCAATGCGGTAATCTTAAGTAACCAGTTTGCGCTTTTTGGAACGGCTGCGTCAAACTCCCTTGGAGGAAACAGTACCGTTTTGGGAGATTCAGCACAGAAATATCTGTTTATCCTGGAAAACCCGAAATCTAATCCAGCAGGTGTAAATAAAGCTGCCAATCACGAATACATCATTTCTTACCGATACGATGATGTGATCAAAACAATCAATACCAACATTAGCCGCCAGGGAACCCAGATTGGTCCCCAGCAGAAATTTGTAAATGCTTTTCTATGCCAGGACGGACTACCGATTGAAAAATCTCCTCTTTTCCAGGGTTTTCAAACTTATGCTTCGCAGTTTGCCAATAGAGACAACAGGCTTAAATATACCGTTAGGGTGCTTAACGGGTATTACTGGTATGGTAATGCCAACTTTCGGGTAACCTGGTTAAACGATGCTGCCGATAATGCCAATTCTACAGGTAAAGTGGTACAAATTGGCGGTTATACTAACCAAAAATGGGTTTCCGAGCGTAATGTACCAGATACAAAAGAATCTGAAGATTATCCTGTACTCAGGTATGCTGAGGTTTTATTGAACTATGCCGAGGCTGTTTACGAAAGAAACGGAGCCATCAGTGATCTAGATCTTGATAAATCACTAAATCTTGTGCGCCTGCGTGCCAACAAGACCATGCCTAAACTTTCGAACGCGTTTGCCGCTACAAATGGACTTGATTTCCGTACTGAAATCAGAAGGGAACGCTTTACAGAGCTTTACTATGAAAACTTCAGGTTCGATGATATCAAAAGATGGCATAGTGCGGGTACTGATCTGATTACAAATGTTGGCGGATCGGCCTATGGAAATGCTGCTGGATTTATCAGCCCTTGGCCCGTTTCCATCAGGTTTACCGGCACCCAGGCACAATTGGGGCCAAATCAGTTGGCACCTGCACCAACAAATGCCAAAGACGCCAATGGAAATTTGATTTTGGATAATACGGCCCGTACCTTTTCTGAACGACATTATTTATATCCCATCCCGACACAGCAGCTGACTTTAAATCCAGCGCTGATCCAGAATCCTGGATGGTAG